Part of the Chlamydia muridarum str. Nigg genome is shown below.
CTAGGCGTCTTTTTATCTACAGGAAAAGCTTCTAACCCATCTGTAAACCACTCGATTATCATCTGAATCACTCCAAAAAAAAGCGCTCCCATGAGAGGGAGCGCTACTCTAAAGGAAGTACTCAAGAAATCTAAAACTCTGCCAATGATTTCGCTTCTTGAAAGATCATTTCTTTCTGTGGAAGAACTTCATTCTCTAACACCTTGGAATAAGGAATAGGGGAATGCCGCCCTCCTATACGTTTGATCGGAGCATCTAGATATCTATAAGCTCTTTCCGCTACCAAAGCCACAAGCTCGCTACCAAAGCCACAAAACTCTGAAGCTTCGTGAACAACCAGCAATTTCCCTGTCTTTTTCACAGATTCACACACGGTAGCAAAATCACAGGGAACGATTGTTCGTAAATCAATCACCTCGACAGAGACCCCTAATCCTAAAAGATCCTTCGCAACCTCTACACTCATAACTAGGGACATTCCCCAAGAAACAATCGTTAAATCCGTTCCTGAGTGCACAATACGAGCTTTACCAAAAGGAAGAACATAATCAGAAGAAAATACAGGCGTTGTACTAAATGCCCGTCGCTGATACAAGGCCTTGTGTTCCAAAAACACTACAGGATTAGGATCACGAATAGCTGCTTTCAATAAAGCTTTCGCATCAGCAGCATTTGAAGGATATGCTACCTTTAATCCTGGGCAATGGGCAAGAAAAGCTTCTATATTCTGAGAATGATAAGGCCCCCCTTGAATATACCCTCCGCAAGGAGTTCTTATCACAATAGGCATCTCCCACTCTCCTGCGGAGCGATAATAGATACTCGCTGCCTCAGAAAACAACTGGTTGATACCTGGCCAGATATAATCAGCAAATTGAATCTCTGCAACAGGCTTATGGAAGCCATCAAAAGCCATTCCAATCGCAGTTCCAATAATGGTAGCTTCCGCCAAAGGTGTATTGAAACAACGATTTCTTCCAAATCGCTCCGTCAGAGTTCTTGTAACCCCAAAAACCCCTCCTTTATTCCCAGCAACATCTTCACCAAAAACAACAACACCGGGATCTCTATGCATCTCTTCAACCAAAGCCTCGGTTATCGCATCACGCATAACCCGAGGCTCTGATCCCTGTAAAGAAGCGGACTCTAAGGAATTTTCATAGTCGATCAAGGAAACATTATAGGGAGCAAAAACCTCATGTTTGGTAGCCCCTTTACAATGGAAAGGCGTAGACTCAGCAAGCTCACAAGCCTTGCTAATCGTTTCTTGAAGCTCTTCCTTAATTTGCTCAATAGTCTCTTGAGCAACTCCAAAATCATCAATCAGAGATTTTTCTAAACGAACCAAAGGATCTTGTTCTTGACAGTACAGCAATTCTTCTTCAGAACGATATTTAGTCTGGTTATCTGAATTGCTATGAGACTCCAACCGCACAACATCGACGATTACTAAGGCGGGAATATGGTGATGTCTTGCATCAGAAACTGCGCAATCAAAAGTTTGTGTCAACGCAGACAGATCCCCCCCATCTACTTTGTATGTCGCAAGGCCAGAATAGCTCTTCCCAAGCGCTACCAAATCTGCTCCACATTGATCAGCAAAAGGAACTGAAATCGCCCATTGATTATTTTGTATAACAATCACAAGCGGGAGCTGATGCAAAGATGCAAAATTTAACATCTCATGGAATTCCCCTTGCGAAGTAGATCCGTCCCCTCCCGATACATAAACGACTTCATTTTTCCCAGAATTTTTAACCGCCCAGGCACGCCCAGCTGCTTGCAAAAACTGTGTCCCAACTACACTAGACTGGCAACATATACGAAGTTTTTTATGAGAATAATGGTAGGGCATCATTCTGCCATCAGAATGATTTTGTGTCGTTCGAGCTAAAAAAGAAGCAAAAATCTCAGAAAGATCACATCCTAACCCTAGAGGGAATCCTTGGTCCCGATAGTAAGGAAATGCCCAGTCCTTGCCTGGAATCAAACTCTTTGCCGCCACAACGCCTGCAAGCTCATGACCAGCGCAAGATAGTTGAAAGGAGCCGCCCGAACCACTTTGACGAGATAACAACAACATCTTCCGCTCAGAGAATCTTAAAGTCCATGCCAACCTAAATACATTCTCAACAGCAGAATCTAATTGATATATGGAGTGTCTCACAGCAGCTCCCTCTTAGGTAAAAAGATCCTTCTTTCTATACAGCAAAGTCAGAAAAAAAACCTTTAATTTTGTCTAAGAAACTACGTTTTTTAGGGAAATTTTCGGCTTTTTCCGTCTCAGAAAACTTCCTCAACAACTCTTTTTGCTCATTAGACAAATGCTGAGGAGTCTCCACTGATATTCTTACCAAGAGATCCCCTCTAGCTTTCCCATGTACATTAGGGAATCCCTGTCCTCTAACTTTAAGGACTGTTCCACTCTGAATACCCTCGGGAATATTTAAACGACAGGTTCCCTCTTTTAATAAAGTAGGGATTTCCTTCTTAATTCCTAAAGCAGCATCAACAAATCCAATGG
Proteins encoded:
- a CDS encoding alpha-ketoacid dehydrogenase subunit alpha/beta is translated as MRHSIYQLDSAVENVFRLAWTLRFSERKMLLLSRQSGSGGSFQLSCAGHELAGVVAAKSLIPGKDWAFPYYRDQGFPLGLGCDLSEIFASFLARTTQNHSDGRMMPYHYSHKKLRICCQSSVVGTQFLQAAGRAWAVKNSGKNEVVYVSGGDGSTSQGEFHEMLNFASLHQLPLVIVIQNNQWAISVPFADQCGADLVALGKSYSGLATYKVDGGDLSALTQTFDCAVSDARHHHIPALVIVDVVRLESHSNSDNQTKYRSEEELLYCQEQDPLVRLEKSLIDDFGVAQETIEQIKEELQETISKACELAESTPFHCKGATKHEVFAPYNVSLIDYENSLESASLQGSEPRVMRDAITEALVEEMHRDPGVVVFGEDVAGNKGGVFGVTRTLTERFGRNRCFNTPLAEATIIGTAIGMAFDGFHKPVAEIQFADYIWPGINQLFSEAASIYYRSAGEWEMPIVIRTPCGGYIQGGPYHSQNIEAFLAHCPGLKVAYPSNAADAKALLKAAIRDPNPVVFLEHKALYQRRAFSTTPVFSSDYVLPFGKARIVHSGTDLTIVSWGMSLVMSVEVAKDLLGLGVSVEVIDLRTIVPCDFATVCESVKKTGKLLVVHEASEFCGFGSELVALVAERAYRYLDAPIKRIGGRHSPIPYSKVLENEVLPQKEMIFQEAKSLAEF